From a region of the Gemmatimonadota bacterium genome:
- a CDS encoding YaiI/YqxD family protein yields MKIWVDADAAPRDVKDIVARAALRLELQTLFVANQRLYTPANNRFVESVRVDGGPDAADDHIAREAAPGDLAVTADIPLAARLVEKGVAAVDPRGTEYTAENIGERLSIRDFMDGLRASGVETGGPSAFGRKEKQAFAAAFDRVLTRLLRAG; encoded by the coding sequence ATGAAGATCTGGGTGGACGCGGACGCCGCTCCGCGCGACGTGAAGGACATCGTCGCGCGGGCGGCGTTGCGCCTGGAGCTGCAGACGCTGTTCGTCGCGAACCAACGGCTCTACACGCCCGCCAACAACCGCTTCGTGGAGTCGGTGCGGGTGGACGGCGGCCCGGACGCGGCGGACGATCACATCGCCCGGGAGGCCGCTCCGGGGGATCTGGCCGTGACGGCGGATATCCCGCTCGCGGCCCGGCTGGTGGAGAAGGGGGTGGCCGCGGTCGACCCCCGGGGCACGGAGTACACGGCCGAGAACATCGGCGAGCGGCTCTCCATCCGGGACTTCATGGACGGGCTTCGGGCCAGCGGCGTGGAGACCGGCGGTCCCAGCGCCTTCGGCCGCAAGGAGAAGCAGGCGTTCGCCGCCGCGTTCGACCGGGTGCTGACCCGTTTGCTGCGCGCCGGCTGA
- a CDS encoding FAD-dependent oxidoreductase codes for MARVVILGGGISGHTAAAFLKRRVGRHHDVVVVTPNSRWNWIPSNIWVGVGRMAPEEVTFPLAPVYERLGVEYHQARALSIHPEGDAGTAAGYVLAENTNGRSGEIERIPFDFLVNATGPRLNFHATPGLGPDQGHSLSVCTPGHAVQAAQRLEESMQRMEKGERQTFVVGTGHGGCTCEGAAFEYVFNVEHTIRERGLRDKADILYLTNEYELGDFGVGGLHLRQGGYVVHSRTFAESLYAERGVGWITRTHVEQVDADEIHYETLDGEHRTLPYDFTMLIPPFSGVGLKTFDRSGDDITDRVFAPNGFMKVDADYEKKPFDAWRAADWPRIYQNPVYPRLFATGIAFAPPHPISKPFASPRGTNITPAPPRTGMPSAVIGRAVAGSIADMLMKDAPHPTHHASMAEMGAACVASAGASLLRGSAAALTVFPIVPDYQRYPTYGRDLDYTWGEIGLGAHWIKHLLHHMFLWKAKARPGWHLIPE; via the coding sequence ATGGCACGCGTGGTGATCCTCGGGGGTGGCATCTCCGGCCACACCGCGGCGGCGTTCCTCAAGCGGCGCGTGGGCCGGCACCACGATGTCGTCGTGGTCACGCCCAACAGTCGGTGGAACTGGATCCCCTCCAACATCTGGGTGGGCGTGGGGCGGATGGCGCCGGAGGAGGTCACCTTCCCCCTGGCCCCGGTCTACGAACGCCTGGGCGTCGAGTACCACCAGGCGCGGGCCCTCTCGATCCATCCGGAGGGGGACGCCGGCACCGCCGCGGGCTACGTACTCGCGGAGAACACGAACGGTCGCTCCGGCGAGATCGAGCGCATCCCGTTCGACTTCCTGGTCAACGCCACCGGGCCGCGTCTGAACTTCCACGCCACGCCGGGTCTGGGACCCGACCAGGGGCACAGCCTCTCCGTCTGCACCCCCGGGCATGCCGTCCAGGCGGCCCAGCGGCTGGAGGAGTCCATGCAGCGCATGGAGAAGGGGGAGCGCCAGACCTTCGTGGTCGGAACCGGTCACGGGGGCTGCACGTGCGAAGGTGCGGCGTTCGAGTACGTGTTCAACGTGGAGCACACGATCCGCGAGCGCGGCCTGCGCGACAAGGCCGACATCCTCTATCTGACCAACGAATACGAGCTCGGCGACTTCGGGGTCGGCGGTCTGCACCTGCGGCAGGGAGGCTACGTGGTGCATTCCCGCACCTTCGCCGAATCCCTGTACGCCGAGCGCGGCGTGGGCTGGATCACCCGCACGCACGTCGAGCAGGTCGATGCGGACGAGATCCACTACGAGACGCTCGACGGCGAGCATCGCACCCTTCCGTACGACTTCACGATGCTGATCCCGCCCTTCTCGGGCGTGGGGCTCAAGACGTTCGATCGCTCGGGAGACGACATCACCGACCGGGTCTTCGCGCCGAATGGCTTCATGAAGGTCGACGCGGACTACGAGAAGAAGCCGTTCGACGCCTGGCGCGCCGCCGACTGGCCGCGGATCTACCAGAACCCGGTCTATCCGCGCCTCTTTGCCACGGGCATCGCGTTCGCGCCCCCGCATCCGATCTCCAAGCCCTTCGCGAGCCCCAGGGGGACCAACATCACGCCGGCACCGCCGCGGACCGGCATGCCCTCCGCCGTGATCGGGCGCGCCGTGGCCGGGAGCATCGCGGACATGCTCATGAAGGACGCGCCGCATCCGACGCATCACGCGTCGATGGCGGAGATGGGCGCCGCGTGTGTCGCGTCGGCGGGCGCGAGCCTGCTGCGGGGATCCGCCGCGGCGTTGACGGTCTTTCCCATCGTGCCGGACTACCAGCGCTATCCGACCTACGGGCGCGACCTGGACTACACGTGGGGGGAGATCGGACTGGGTGCGCATTGGATCAAGCACCTGCTGCACCACATGTTCCTGTGGAAGGCCAAGGCCCGTCCCGGCTGGCACCTGATCCCGGAGTGA
- the ccoS gene encoding cbb3-type cytochrome oxidase assembly protein CcoS, with amino-acid sequence MLPSSLAVFVAALGLGSIALALFAWAWRRGQFDDPGRAARVILDERDLRMRRPWESPDQRLERAIEHGAPVDPPPGSWGGAE; translated from the coding sequence ATGCTGCCGTCCTCCCTCGCCGTATTCGTCGCCGCGCTCGGCCTCGGCTCCATCGCGCTGGCGCTCTTCGCCTGGGCCTGGCGACGCGGTCAGTTCGACGATCCGGGCCGTGCCGCGCGCGTGATCCTGGACGAGCGGGATCTCCGCATGCGGCGCCCGTGGGAGTCGCCCGATCAGCGCCTCGAACGCGCGATCGAGCACGGCGCGCCCGTCGATCCACCGCCCGGCTCCTGGGGAGGTGCCGAATGA